Proteins encoded in a region of the Campylobacter sp. RM16189 genome:
- a CDS encoding ABC transporter substrate-binding protein: MKKITTLALSLAAISSFGFAKEITIAAVMPVTGAVAAYGQTAYEGVTLANKMRPTLKNGDTIKVVLLDTRGEKVETSNATTRAISQNKAVGIIGELITANTMQVMAIADKNKIPVIAPAATSDKLLDNVKFGSRVCFMDSFQGKAAAEFAAKDLGYKTAVIVVDQAQVYSLGLAKTFEAEFTKNGGKVLTKLRISSGDKDFKAIVSQIKSQNPDFVYVPTYHPEAALLARQAKQINLNKPMLGSDGVANPTFIELGGDSVDGFIFSDSFDASNPPTELSKKFLDEYEKDKGTRDIAGFTALGADAYFVMVEAMDKCADPGDSVCVNDQIHQTKEFSGVSGVISIDSKGNAIRSVVMKEIVGGKPTFKANVNP, translated from the coding sequence ATGAAAAAGATAACTACTTTAGCGCTATCTTTGGCGGCTATCAGTTCGTTTGGCTTTGCAAAAGAGATAACCATAGCTGCGGTTATGCCGGTAACAGGCGCTGTTGCGGCTTACGGACAGACGGCTTATGAGGGTGTAACTTTGGCAAATAAAATGCGTCCGACGTTAAAAAACGGCGATACTATTAAGGTTGTGTTGCTTGATACTAGAGGCGAGAAGGTTGAGACTTCAAACGCCACTACAAGGGCTATCTCGCAAAATAAAGCCGTAGGTATCATCGGCGAGCTAATTACCGCTAACACCATGCAAGTAATGGCGATAGCTGATAAAAACAAAATTCCCGTAATAGCACCTGCTGCGACATCGGACAAGCTTCTTGATAATGTGAAATTTGGTAGCAGAGTTTGCTTTATGGATTCGTTTCAAGGAAAGGCTGCGGCTGAATTTGCGGCAAAGGATCTAGGATATAAAACTGCAGTTATCGTCGTGGATCAAGCGCAGGTGTATTCTCTTGGTCTTGCTAAGACGTTTGAGGCTGAATTTACCAAAAACGGCGGCAAGGTTTTAACAAAGCTTAGAATAAGCTCCGGAGATAAGGACTTTAAGGCGATAGTTTCACAGATAAAAAGCCAAAATCCGGACTTCGTCTATGTCCCTACATATCATCCGGAAGCGGCTTTGCTAGCGCGCCAAGCCAAGCAGATAAATTTAAATAAACCTATGCTTGGATCAGACGGCGTGGCAAATCCGACCTTTATCGAGCTTGGCGGAGATTCTGTAGACGGATTTATCTTTAGCGATTCGTTTGACGCTTCAAATCCTCCTACGGAGCTTTCAAAGAAATTTTTAGACGAGTATGAAAAAGATAAAGGCACAAGAGATATAGCGGGCTTTACGGCTCTTGGAGCGGACGCTTATTTTGTAATGGTTGAGGCTATGGATAAGTGCGCAGATCCTGGCGATTCGGTTTGTGTAAACGATCAAATTCACCAAACTAAAGAATTTTCAGGCGTTTCGGGTGTAATCAGTATAGACTCTAAGGGAAATGCCATCCGCTCTGTCGTTATGAAAGAGATAGTTGGCGGCAAACCGACGTTTAAAGCAAACGTTAATCCTTAA
- a CDS encoding branched-chain amino acid ABC transporter permease, translated as MEFSLFLQNMVNGFSLGSMYALIAIGYTMVYGVLRLINFAHGDIMMVGAYVCFFGMVSLNLPFIAAVVFAVTICAALGIITDTIAYKPLRKAPRISLLITAIGISFFLENLFNVIFGSEAKAFVIPQYLQKVLTFGDITLAMSAVFVPIITLILLAITLFILYRTKYGMAIRALAFDIHTVNLMGIDANLIIAIVFALGSMLAAIGGVFWSLNYPSIEPMMGVLIGLKAFAAAVLGGIGSVGGAVLGGFIIGFTEVVVVSLSPEFSGFKDAFAFIFLILILIFKPTGILGYDFEKSRF; from the coding sequence ATGGAATTTTCACTATTTTTACAAAATATGGTGAACGGGTTTAGCCTTGGCAGTATGTATGCGCTTATTGCCATAGGCTATACTATGGTTTATGGGGTTTTGAGGCTTATAAATTTCGCTCATGGCGATATCATGATGGTTGGTGCGTATGTCTGCTTCTTTGGTATGGTTTCTTTAAATTTGCCATTTATCGCGGCGGTTGTCTTTGCTGTAACCATATGTGCAGCCCTTGGTATCATAACAGATACGATAGCTTATAAGCCGCTTCGTAAAGCGCCTAGAATTTCGCTACTGATTACCGCGATTGGCATTAGCTTTTTTCTTGAAAATCTATTTAACGTGATTTTTGGTAGCGAGGCTAAAGCCTTTGTCATACCGCAATATCTGCAAAAGGTATTAACGTTTGGAGATATTACTTTGGCTATGAGTGCGGTTTTTGTTCCTATCATCACTCTTATTTTGCTTGCTATTACGCTTTTTATACTTTACCGCACTAAATACGGCATGGCGATAAGAGCCCTTGCCTTTGATATCCATACCGTAAATTTAATGGGAATAGACGCAAATTTGATTATTGCTATAGTATTTGCGCTTGGTTCTATGCTTGCAGCTATCGGCGGTGTGTTTTGGTCGCTAAACTACCCGTCCATCGAGCCTATGATGGGAGTTTTGATAGGTCTTAAAGCCTTTGCCGCAGCCGTTCTTGGAGGCATAGGATCGGTTGGAGGAGCCGTGCTTGGAGGATTTATCATAGGATTTACGGAAGTTGTCGTAGTATCTTTAAGTCCTGAATTTTCAGGCTTTAAAGATGCTTTTGCTTTTATATTTTTGATTCTTATACTTATATTTAAGCCTACGGGAATTTTAGGCTATGACTTTGAAAAGAGTAGGTTTTAG
- a CDS encoding branched-chain amino acid ABC transporter permease, with protein MRVPKITHIIFFALAVGFLVISHYIFDDYSLRVLNNIAIFIILAVSYNLINGVTGQFSLEPNGFVAVGAYVAALILLDADAKNYQFDLESPAVFVLWLHSSNFLLALLAAGVCATILALVLSFPVFRVRGDYLAIVTLGFGFIIKILAINYPSITNGSLGLSSIPQHATLYYTGGIAIISVIMVLNIVYSKFGRAMKAVRDDEDAALAMGVNTFAVKTTAFSTSAFLEGVGGGLWACSFASIVPNEFDFYLTFQLLIIIVLGGLGSMTGAILGTILVIGGGEWLRFLDEPLSLFGHTFDAMPGLRMIVFSVILILVMLFAREGIFGKRELTDVARSAIKRLK; from the coding sequence ATGAGAGTTCCTAAGATTACGCATATCATATTTTTTGCTTTGGCTGTCGGTTTTTTGGTTATATCTCATTATATTTTTGATGATTATTCTTTGAGGGTTTTAAACAATATCGCCATTTTTATTATCTTGGCGGTTAGCTATAACCTTATAAACGGCGTTACGGGGCAGTTTTCGCTTGAGCCAAACGGCTTTGTGGCTGTTGGGGCTTATGTGGCTGCTCTTATCTTGCTTGATGCGGACGCTAAAAACTATCAGTTTGATCTTGAAAGTCCTGCAGTATTTGTGCTTTGGCTTCACTCGTCAAATTTCTTGCTAGCTCTTCTTGCCGCAGGAGTTTGCGCTACTATACTTGCTTTGGTTCTTTCCTTTCCTGTGTTTCGCGTAAGGGGCGATTATCTTGCTATCGTTACGCTTGGCTTTGGTTTTATTATTAAAATTTTAGCCATCAACTATCCGTCCATCACAAACGGATCACTTGGACTTAGCTCCATACCTCAGCACGCTACGCTTTATTATACGGGCGGGATTGCTATTATTAGCGTTATTATGGTGCTAAATATAGTTTATTCGAAATTCGGTCGCGCGATGAAAGCCGTAAGAGATGACGAGGATGCGGCACTTGCTATGGGTGTAAATACATTTGCCGTTAAGACTACAGCTTTTAGCACGTCGGCGTTTTTAGAAGGTGTCGGCGGAGGGCTTTGGGCGTGCTCATTTGCCTCTATCGTGCCTAATGAGTTTGACTTTTATCTAACTTTCCAGCTGCTTATTATCATCGTTCTTGGCGGACTTGGCTCTATGACGGGAGCTATTTTAGGCACTATCTTGGTGATAGGAGGCGGAGAGTGGCTAAGATTTTTAGATGAGCCGCTAAGCCTGTTTGGGCATACATTTGATGCGATGCCAGGGCTTAGAATGATAGTATTTTCGGTTATTTTAATACTTGTCATGCTCTTTGCAAGAGAAGGAATTTTTGGCAAAAGAGAGCTAACCGATGTGGCTAGATCGGCTATCAAAAGGCTTAAGTGA
- a CDS encoding ABC transporter ATP-binding protein, whose protein sequence is MILELRNISKKFGGVTAINDTSFHVNESEIFGLIGPNGAGKTTIFNIITGNYEPSGGEIKFRGVTLNGKKPNVIVKHGIARTFQNIRLFSSMSVLENVLIGLDGHIKYSFIESVLHMGRFHKEERIAREKAMRILDELNLSRYANEPATSLSYGVQRKVEIARAMATNPKLLLLDEPAAGMNPIETEDLAELIFMLREKYKLSILLIEHDMKFVNRLCERVLVLDYGKVIFEGKPSDAVRNEKVVSAYLGDFIQ, encoded by the coding sequence ATGATTTTAGAGCTAAGAAATATCAGCAAGAAATTTGGTGGCGTAACCGCGATAAACGATACTAGTTTTCATGTAAACGAGAGTGAAATTTTTGGACTTATCGGACCAAACGGTGCCGGAAAGACGACTATCTTTAACATTATCACGGGCAACTACGAGCCAAGCGGCGGCGAGATAAAATTTAGAGGTGTTACGCTAAACGGCAAAAAGCCAAACGTCATCGTCAAGCACGGCATCGCAAGGACATTTCAAAATATCCGCCTTTTTAGCTCTATGAGCGTGCTTGAAAACGTCTTAATCGGACTTGACGGACATATAAAATATAGCTTTATCGAGAGCGTTTTGCACATGGGACGCTTTCATAAAGAGGAGCGAATTGCACGCGAAAAAGCTATGCGCATACTTGATGAGCTAAATTTAAGCCGGTATGCAAACGAGCCTGCTACCAGCCTAAGCTACGGCGTTCAAAGGAAGGTCGAGATAGCAAGAGCTATGGCGACAAATCCAAAGCTCTTGCTGCTAGATGAGCCTGCGGCAGGCATGAATCCTATAGAGACCGAAGATCTTGCTGAGCTTATCTTTATGCTTAGGGAAAAATACAAGCTTAGTATTTTGCTTATAGAGCATGATATGAAATTTGTAAACCGCCTTTGCGAGCGCGTTTTGGTGCTTGATTACGGTAAGGTAATTTTTGAGGGTAAGCCAAGTGATGCCGTGCGTAACGAAAAGGTCGTATCTGCTTATTTGGGAGATTTTATTCAATGA
- a CDS encoding ABC transporter ATP-binding protein, translating into MISVKDLHVYYGLIEAVKGIDFEVKTGDIVSLIGSNGAGKTSTLNALLNSVKKTGEINFLGYDTRRHKTHTLVRHGIALVPEGRRVFINLTVDENLRMGAFNNDENYEHLRSQMYRLFPRLADKKQQLAGTLSGGEAQMLAISRALMSEPKLLMLDEPSLGLAPKIVGEVFNTIVRLKEEGITILLVEQNAFAALKISDYAYVLENGKIAMQGVAKDMIGNDEIRRKYLGA; encoded by the coding sequence ATGATTAGCGTTAAAGATTTGCACGTTTATTACGGACTTATAGAAGCTGTTAAGGGGATAGACTTTGAAGTTAAAACAGGCGATATCGTCTCTCTTATCGGTTCAAACGGTGCCGGTAAAACCTCGACCTTAAACGCTCTTTTAAACAGCGTTAAAAAGACAGGCGAGATAAATTTCTTGGGCTATGATACAAGAAGGCACAAGACTCATACTCTTGTTAGGCACGGCATAGCACTGGTTCCTGAAGGTAGGAGAGTGTTTATAAATTTGACGGTTGATGAAAATTTACGTATGGGCGCTTTTAATAACGACGAAAACTACGAGCACTTACGCTCTCAAATGTATAGACTATTTCCTCGCTTGGCGGATAAAAAGCAGCAACTTGCAGGCACTTTAAGTGGCGGAGAGGCGCAGATGCTAGCCATCTCACGTGCGCTAATGAGCGAGCCTAAACTACTTATGCTTGATGAACCTAGCCTGGGGCTAGCGCCAAAGATAGTAGGAGAGGTCTTTAATACCATAGTTAGGCTAAAAGAGGAGGGTATAACCATACTTTTAGTCGAGCAAAACGCCTTTGCAGCACTTAAGATAAGCGACTATGCATACGTGCTTGAAAACGGAAAAATCGCTATGCAAGGCGTTGCAAAAGATATGATAGGCAACGACGAGATCAGGCGAAAGTATCTTGGCGCTTAA
- a CDS encoding helicase IV gives MQIDLDLAVISLLVLVLIALLIKLSKKTKIKQTRYKSDSGDMVKSRAELVIANWLFCRGVKFIYEKKANANQRVISDFYLVDYDVYIEFWGLETPAYLKRKKKKIKIYRKNRLKLIEMNDDSLRDLNQFFAKEFAKIGIRYANLAKQKSGI, from the coding sequence TTGCAAATAGACCTTGATTTAGCGGTTATCTCGCTGCTTGTTTTGGTGCTGATAGCTCTTTTGATAAAGCTTTCAAAGAAAACCAAGATCAAGCAAACTCGCTATAAAAGCGATAGCGGCGATATGGTAAAGAGTCGCGCGGAGCTGGTTATCGCAAACTGGCTCTTTTGTCGCGGAGTAAAATTTATCTACGAGAAAAAGGCCAACGCAAATCAGCGAGTGATTAGCGATTTTTATCTGGTTGATTATGATGTTTATATCGAATTTTGGGGGCTTGAAACGCCCGCTTATCTTAAGCGTAAGAAAAAGAAGATTAAAATTTACAGGAAAAACCGCCTTAAGCTAATCGAGATGAACGACGATAGCCTAAGGGATCTTAATCAATTTTTTGCAAAGGAATTTGCTAAAATTGGCATTAGGTATGCGAATTTGGCAAAGCAAAAGTCGGGCATCTAA
- a CDS encoding cytochrome b/b6 domain-containing protein, with protein sequence MISNTNETKQKIKRQSLQNRVIHWGIAISIFGLIVTGILQMPVAKRYNITKIFEWSGEYYFTLSLHYIFSMALIFFAFYHVIYHAMKREFDIFPRRGDIKNSFLVIKAMIMGSDEPASDKYLPEQRIAYLGGVLIIALLIVTGMIKSYKNILGFDISNNLYLWAALLHNLGLILIILFIIAHLLAFVPKANRPLLSGMFSGKIDAKYAKHRHSLWKDIKDESKFS encoded by the coding sequence ATGATATCAAATACCAATGAAACAAAACAAAAAATAAAAAGACAAAGCCTGCAAAACCGCGTTATCCATTGGGGCATAGCTATAAGTATATTTGGACTGATAGTGACTGGAATTTTGCAAATGCCGGTTGCAAAAAGATACAATATAACCAAAATTTTTGAGTGGAGCGGGGAGTATTATTTCACACTAAGCCTACACTATATATTCTCAATGGCGCTTATATTTTTTGCTTTTTATCACGTTATATATCATGCGATGAAGCGCGAATTTGATATATTTCCGAGAAGAGGAGATATCAAAAACAGCTTTCTTGTGATTAAAGCGATGATTATGGGTTCAGATGAGCCTGCAAGCGATAAGTATCTACCTGAACAGCGCATAGCATATCTTGGCGGAGTGCTTATAATAGCGCTTTTAATAGTTACGGGTATGATAAAATCGTATAAAAATATACTTGGATTTGATATCTCAAACAATCTTTACCTATGGGCAGCACTGCTTCACAATTTAGGGCTAATTTTAATAATTCTATTTATAATAGCTCATCTATTGGCTTTCGTTCCAAAAGCAAATCGCCCACTTTTAAGCGGTATGTTTAGCGGTAAAATAGATGCAAAATACGCCAAACACAGACATAGCTTGTGGAAAGACATCAAAGACGAGTCTAAATTTTCTTAG
- a CDS encoding 4Fe-4S dicluster domain-containing protein, whose translation MDRRNFFKFSAVSALGATAVEAKALPDKQIASIIDVDLCDGCANETMPLCVKACKIKNEPIFPVPKEPIMDYWPQTKHEDYSKQKNNISRLTPYNFTYIEKLEVDGKTLHIPRRCMHCDHPPCQKICPFGVISKSEEGAVDINKDFCVGGAKCRDACPWGVPQRQAGVGIYLKVMPKLAGGGVMFKCDMCKDLLEQNKKPACEVACPKNAIKFGKRDEIFAIANEMKKTRFIYGMDENGGTSTIYVSSIDFNKIDRAISKKYENKPKMGIMDMKNHPNPMEKSEFLATATLVTPLAAIGAASIAVIKSIKDKK comes from the coding sequence ATGGATAGACGAAATTTCTTTAAATTTAGCGCTGTTTCTGCGCTTGGAGCAACCGCTGTAGAGGCTAAAGCCTTACCTGATAAACAAATAGCCAGCATAATAGACGTAGATCTTTGCGACGGTTGTGCAAACGAGACTATGCCTCTATGCGTAAAAGCCTGTAAAATCAAAAATGAGCCTATATTTCCGGTTCCAAAAGAGCCAATCATGGACTATTGGCCTCAAACTAAGCATGAGGACTACTCAAAACAAAAGAATAATATCTCAAGGCTTACTCCATATAACTTCACATATATAGAAAAGCTCGAAGTGGACGGCAAAACGCTTCATATCCCTAGACGCTGCATGCACTGCGATCATCCTCCCTGTCAAAAAATCTGCCCTTTTGGCGTTATAAGCAAAAGTGAAGAGGGTGCAGTAGATATAAATAAAGATTTTTGCGTGGGCGGCGCGAAATGTAGAGATGCTTGTCCGTGGGGAGTGCCTCAAAGACAAGCGGGAGTGGGAATATATCTAAAGGTAATGCCAAAACTTGCAGGTGGCGGTGTGATGTTTAAATGCGATATGTGTAAGGATCTGCTAGAACAGAACAAAAAACCGGCATGCGAGGTCGCCTGTCCTAAAAACGCTATAAAATTTGGAAAGCGAGATGAAATTTTCGCCATTGCAAATGAGATGAAGAAAACTCGCTTTATATACGGCATGGACGAAAATGGTGGTACATCAACCATCTATGTAAGCTCTATTGATTTTAATAAAATTGATAGGGCAATATCCAAAAAATATGAGAACAAGCCAAAAATGGGAATAATGGATATGAAAAATCATCCAAATCCTATGGAAAAATCCGAATTTTTAGCTACTGCGACTCTAGTAACTCCTCTTGCCGCAATAGGTGCCGCAAGTATAGCTGTCATCAAGAGTATAAAGGATAAAAAATGA
- a CDS encoding DUF5644 domain-containing protein, giving the protein MLEVKIFRFNAKNDVLRYYKPYFFDSCHFMGVAELLYEIKKNDPYFDYEGCEFVKINGVVTPLTARMDRVLARFGANLAIEPLSTKRATKDLLIDDSDFWAKFEPFSKFASKDDKAYYASLKPYFYAGFMSEFEPNFIGSSAIIFAKFLCEKYPDKKDQILALVDNSKFGVWIACGLENFIFEGADELADAISYVKSNLKEPLQKLPEIKDKSELTKLNAKHDFKEFAIATYGEILPEIKSLKAKFITLESANLPCGFDLLRLNDELAFKLASEILFEAFDGGADFLLVGHEKAFYMFDTLSKEIEKFKGRKLNNFYILRESELIAIANKETTNSLKDHKLKVHLI; this is encoded by the coding sequence ATGCTTGAGGTTAAAATTTTTAGATTTAACGCCAAAAACGATGTTTTAAGATACTATAAGCCATATTTTTTCGATAGCTGCCACTTTATGGGTGTCGCCGAGCTACTTTACGAGATCAAAAAAAATGATCCTTATTTTGACTACGAGGGATGTGAATTTGTAAAGATAAACGGCGTAGTAACGCCACTTACTGCAAGGATGGATAGAGTTTTGGCTCGCTTTGGAGCAAATTTAGCCATAGAGCCGCTTAGCACAAAAAGAGCGACGAAAGATCTGCTTATAGATGATAGCGATTTTTGGGCGAAATTTGAGCCGTTTAGCAAATTTGCCTCAAAGGATGATAAAGCTTACTACGCGAGTTTAAAGCCATATTTTTATGCGGGATTTATGAGTGAATTTGAGCCAAATTTCATAGGTTCAAGTGCCATTATCTTTGCTAAATTTTTATGCGAAAAGTATCCAGATAAAAAAGATCAAATTTTAGCCCTTGTAGATAACTCGAAATTTGGAGTTTGGATCGCTTGCGGCTTAGAAAATTTTATCTTTGAAGGAGCTGACGAGCTTGCAGATGCCATTAGCTACGTAAAATCAAATTTAAAAGAGCCATTGCAAAAACTGCCCGAGATAAAAGACAAAAGCGAGCTAACTAAACTAAATGCCAAACATGATTTTAAAGAGTTTGCTATCGCCACCTACGGAGAAATTTTGCCTGAAATAAAATCCTTAAAAGCGAAATTTATCACGCTTGAAAGCGCAAATTTGCCTTGCGGGTTTGATCTGCTTAGACTAAATGACGAGCTTGCCTTTAAACTTGCTAGCGAAATTTTATTTGAAGCCTTTGATGGCGGAGCTGATTTTTTACTGGTTGGTCACGAAAAAGCTTTTTATATGTTTGATACATTATCAAAAGAAATTGAAAAGTTTAAAGGTAGAAAATTAAATAATTTTTATATATTAAGAGAGAGCGAGCTAATCGCTATTGCAAACAAAGAGACCACGAATAGTCTAAAAGATCACAAGCTAAAAGTTCATCTAATTTAG
- a CDS encoding thiamine-phosphate kinase, with protein sequence MDKEQRIIDKFSNSFIGDDGAVVGKWVYSKDLFAQDSHFKLGWLSLDEIAYKAMIVNISDAIAMNAVPKYALLGLGLPKKMSEAEISLLHKGFKRACDEFGITIIGGDTISSDKIFISVTIISHLSGKAVYRNSAKTGDLIAYTGKLGESLKGLKSLMRGAQIGKNSRFKKPKLRAKFFYSASKFISSAMDISDGLETDLARLAKASKKGVKFSKKPTKNELKSGEEYEMLFTFSAKNLSRIENEAKKARVKINIFGKITKGRHKTHAKQHHF encoded by the coding sequence ATGGATAAAGAGCAGCGAATAATCGATAAATTTAGCAATTCTTTTATAGGAGATGACGGCGCGGTTGTTGGCAAATGGGTCTATAGCAAGGATCTGTTTGCACAGGACAGCCACTTCAAGCTTGGTTGGCTTAGCCTCGATGAGATCGCTTATAAGGCGATGATCGTAAATATATCCGATGCTATCGCGATGAATGCCGTGCCTAAATACGCTCTTTTAGGACTTGGCTTGCCAAAAAAGATGAGCGAGGCTGAAATTTCGCTTTTGCACAAAGGCTTTAAGCGCGCCTGCGATGAGTTTGGCATAACGATAATAGGCGGCGATACGATAAGCTCGGATAAAATTTTTATAAGCGTTACGATTATCTCGCATTTATCAGGTAAGGCGGTTTATCGAAACAGCGCAAAAACAGGCGATCTTATAGCTTATACCGGTAAGCTTGGAGAGAGTTTAAAGGGGCTAAAAAGCTTGATGAGAGGAGCTCAGATAGGTAAAAATTCGCGCTTTAAAAAGCCTAAGTTAAGGGCTAAATTTTTCTATTCGGCATCTAAATTTATAAGCTCAGCCATGGATATCTCCGACGGTCTTGAAACCGATCTTGCAAGGCTCGCAAAAGCCAGCAAAAAAGGGGTAAAATTTAGCAAAAAGCCCACTAAAAACGAGCTAAAAAGCGGGGAAGAGTATGAAATGCTATTTACCTTTAGCGCAAAAAACCTGAGCAGGATAGAAAATGAAGCCAAAAAAGCTCGCGTAAAAATAAATATTTTTGGAAAAATCACAAAAGGAAGACACAAAACCCATGCAAAACAACACCACTTTTAA
- the truD gene encoding tRNA pseudouridine(13) synthase TruD, with translation MQNNTTFKPLYALAHTPINAYFSKNSDDFVVREIPLYEFSGDGEHLIVEISKKDMTTQEALKALSDFTGVKIREFGYAGLKDKQGMTTQFISMPRKFEANLANFSHDKMKILNMNAHNNKLRIGHLKGNSFFIRLKKVLATDALKLEQAIRKLDEIGYPNYFGYQRFGKFGDNAASGFEILKHGTLNGKKLKNPKMSEFLISAYQSDLFNRWLSKRIEISRFADEFSAKELGAIYKFMSADEIRELKSQKQFFKLIRGEVLGHYPFGKYFLCEDLQSEVEKFNLKDRTSCGLIVGSRAYKSEGLAKKIEDDIFSEASEFEAKMSGSRRFAWSYLENVQYKYNPEKAHFGINFTLQKGSYATVVLEEILHKDIFE, from the coding sequence ATGCAAAACAACACCACTTTTAAGCCCTTATACGCACTCGCTCACACTCCTATAAATGCTTATTTCAGCAAGAATTCGGATGATTTTGTAGTGCGTGAAATACCGCTTTACGAATTTAGCGGAGACGGCGAGCATCTTATCGTTGAAATTTCTAAAAAAGATATGACGACACAAGAAGCCTTAAAGGCTTTAAGCGACTTTACGGGCGTTAAGATAAGAGAATTTGGCTATGCGGGGCTTAAGGATAAGCAGGGAATGACTACTCAATTTATCTCTATGCCGCGTAAATTTGAGGCGAATTTGGCAAATTTTAGCCACGATAAAATGAAAATTCTAAACATGAACGCTCATAACAATAAGCTAAGAATAGGTCATTTAAAGGGCAATAGTTTTTTTATCCGTCTTAAAAAGGTCCTTGCAACCGATGCTCTTAAGCTTGAGCAGGCTATTAGGAAGCTAGATGAGATCGGATATCCGAACTATTTTGGCTATCAGAGGTTTGGCAAATTTGGCGATAATGCAGCTAGTGGATTTGAAATTTTAAAGCACGGAACTCTAAATGGCAAAAAGCTTAAAAATCCAAAAATGAGCGAGTTTTTAATCTCCGCTTATCAAAGCGATCTTTTTAACCGCTGGCTTAGTAAGCGTATCGAAATTTCGCGATTTGCAGATGAATTTAGCGCAAAAGAGTTGGGTGCAATTTATAAATTTATGAGTGCGGACGAGATAAGAGAGTTAAAGAGTCAAAAGCAGTTTTTTAAGCTAATTCGTGGCGAAGTTTTGGGTCATTATCCTTTTGGCAAGTACTTTTTGTGTGAGGATTTGCAAAGCGAGGTTGAGAAATTTAATCTCAAAGATAGAACCAGCTGCGGGCTTATCGTAGGAAGTAGGGCGTATAAAAGCGAGGGGCTTGCTAAAAAGATAGAGGATGATATCTTTAGCGAGGCAAGTGAATTTGAAGCAAAAATGAGCGGAAGCAGGCGTTTTGCTTGGAGCTATCTTGAAAATGTTCAATATAAATACAATCCTGAAAAAGCGCATTTTGGCATAAATTTTACTTTGCAAAAGGGCTCATATGCGACTGTGGTTTTGGAAGAAATTTTGCATAAGGATATTTTCGAATAA
- a CDS encoding Type 1 glutamine amidotransferase-like domain-containing protein has product MKNIFLCSYFAGVFELFADKFDCEGKSVCFISTAGKFEEVNFYVDEAKECFKNAGVRIDELDISVSDKTEILKKFSQNDFIYVCGGNTFYLLSELKKSGVISELKSLVNSGKIYIGESAGGIITSPDIEYIGLMDENLVELKDLSGLNLVSFYTLPHLGEFPFEEACKNIIAKFGEKIDLKAINNFEAILIRDEETVILSAKSL; this is encoded by the coding sequence GTGAAAAATATCTTTTTGTGCTCTTATTTTGCAGGAGTCTTTGAGCTCTTTGCGGATAAATTTGACTGCGAGGGAAAGAGTGTTTGCTTCATATCAACGGCTGGCAAATTTGAAGAGGTGAATTTCTACGTAGATGAGGCAAAAGAGTGCTTTAAAAATGCGGGCGTGAGAATTGATGAGCTTGATATCTCGGTAAGCGACAAGACGGAAATTTTGAAGAAATTTAGCCAAAACGACTTCATCTACGTATGTGGCGGAAATACCTTTTATCTCTTAAGCGAGCTTAAAAAATCAGGAGTTATAAGCGAGCTAAAGAGTCTCGTAAACAGCGGCAAAATTTATATCGGCGAATCGGCAGGCGGCATAATAACATCGCCTGATATCGAGTATATAGGGCTAATGGATGAAAATTTAGTGGAGTTAAAGGATCTTAGCGGCTTAAATTTAGTGAGTTTTTATACCTTGCCTCATTTGGGCGAATTTCCTTTTGAAGAAGCATGCAAGAATATAATCGCAAAATTTGGCGAGAAAATAGATCTAAAAGCGATAAATAACTTTGAGGCGATTTTAATTCGGGATGAAGAAACGGTTATTTTAAGCGCAAAGTCGCTATAA